From the Nocardiopsis changdeensis genome, one window contains:
- a CDS encoding LysE/ArgO family amino acid transporter, with protein MLGLGTGLALIVAIGAQNAFVLRLGISGRTATVLPVVLVCSLSDALLITLGVLGIGAVITALPGLVTVVRVLGAGFLLVYGAMAARRALRPDGGSLEASTGEVVGRGAAIATAVVLTWLNPHVYLDTVLFLGSLANQYDGARWWWAAGAVSASFLWFFSLGFGARLLRPVFARPGAWRVLDGVIAVVMLALGARMALGG; from the coding sequence ATGCTCGGTCTGGGTACCGGGCTCGCCCTCATCGTGGCCATCGGCGCCCAGAACGCCTTCGTCCTGCGCCTGGGCATCTCCGGGCGCACCGCCACGGTCCTGCCGGTGGTGCTGGTCTGCTCCCTGTCCGACGCGCTGCTCATCACGCTGGGCGTGCTGGGCATCGGCGCGGTGATCACGGCCCTGCCCGGGCTGGTGACGGTGGTCCGGGTACTGGGGGCGGGGTTCCTGCTCGTGTACGGGGCGATGGCGGCCCGGCGGGCGCTGCGCCCGGACGGCGGCTCGCTGGAGGCGAGCACGGGCGAGGTGGTGGGGCGCGGCGCGGCCATCGCGACCGCGGTGGTGCTGACCTGGCTCAACCCGCACGTGTACCTGGACACGGTGCTGTTCCTGGGCTCCCTGGCCAACCAGTACGACGGGGCCCGCTGGTGGTGGGCGGCCGGCGCGGTCAGCGCCAGCTTCCTGTGGTTCTTCTCCCTGGGCTTCGGCGCGCGGCTGCTGCGGCCGGTGTTCGCCCGTCCGGGGGCGTGGCGGGTGCTGGACGGGGTGATCGCGGTGGTCATGCTGGCGCTGGGGGCGCGGATGGCCCTGGGCGGCTGA
- a CDS encoding dihydrofolate reductase family protein translates to MAELTYFVHQSLDGYIEGPNGEFDWPVMGPELSEDSRALGERADAFLYGRVVWDMMSGFWPEAEKHSDDPHDLAFAPMWREKPKVVVSRTLDKADWNTRVVDGVDKVAELKAAGEELVLFGGSALAADLTRHGLVDEYRVFVHPVVLGGGRPAFPASVGRLGLELVESRVFDSQATLLRYRRA, encoded by the coding sequence ATGGCCGAGCTCACCTACTTCGTCCACCAGTCGCTCGACGGCTACATCGAGGGCCCGAACGGAGAGTTCGACTGGCCGGTCATGGGGCCGGAGCTGTCCGAGGACTCCCGGGCCCTGGGCGAGCGCGCCGACGCCTTCCTCTACGGCCGGGTCGTCTGGGACATGATGTCGGGCTTCTGGCCCGAGGCGGAGAAGCACTCCGACGACCCCCACGACCTGGCCTTCGCCCCCATGTGGCGGGAGAAGCCCAAGGTCGTGGTGTCGCGCACCCTGGACAAGGCCGACTGGAACACCCGGGTGGTGGACGGCGTGGACAAGGTCGCCGAGCTCAAGGCGGCCGGGGAGGAACTCGTCCTGTTCGGCGGCTCGGCCCTGGCGGCCGATCTCACCCGGCACGGGCTCGTCGACGAGTACCGCGTCTTCGTGCACCCGGTCGTCCTGGGCGGCGGCAGGCCCGCCTTCCCCGCCTCCGTCGGCCGCCTGGGCCTGGAGCTCGTGGAGTCCCGGGTGTTCGACTCCCAGGCCACCCTGCTGCGCTACCGCCGCGCCTGA
- a CDS encoding TetR/AcrR family transcriptional regulator, which yields MDVSPGLRERKKERTRLRIHRAALRLIVERGLDAVTVEEIAASAEVSRRTFSNYFAGKEDACLYGDTAHMEDFLTVLRTRPAHESAWTALRATVRTVYDARDLSPDREWAQSTRLALKHPALLGRRLAGQQGFLHEMTALLGDRALPAGMHRPGLLASVFLSALLHALHEWTQEGTGTLDGVMDSVLDEVGAAFTDPAPPP from the coding sequence ATGGACGTCTCCCCCGGTCTGCGCGAACGCAAGAAGGAGCGGACGCGGCTGCGCATCCACCGGGCCGCGCTGCGACTGATCGTCGAACGCGGCCTGGACGCGGTGACCGTCGAGGAGATCGCCGCCTCCGCCGAGGTCTCCCGGCGCACCTTCTCCAACTACTTCGCGGGCAAGGAGGACGCCTGCCTGTACGGCGACACCGCCCACATGGAGGACTTCCTCACCGTCCTGCGCACCCGCCCCGCGCACGAGTCGGCCTGGACCGCGCTGCGCGCCACCGTCCGCACCGTCTACGACGCCCGCGACCTGTCACCGGACCGGGAGTGGGCGCAGAGCACCCGCCTGGCCCTCAAGCACCCCGCCCTGCTGGGACGGCGGCTGGCCGGACAGCAGGGTTTCCTGCACGAGATGACCGCGCTCCTGGGGGACCGCGCCCTGCCCGCCGGGATGCACCGCCCCGGACTGCTGGCCTCGGTGTTCCTGTCCGCCCTGCTGCACGCCCTGCACGAGTGGACCCAGGAGGGCACCGGCACCCTGGACGGGGTGATGGACTCCGTCCTGGACGAGGTCGGCGCCGCCTTCACCGATCCCGCACCGCCGCCCTGA
- the bla gene encoding class A beta-lactamase: MTRSVRHLAPAALLTLLPLAGCGGAGPEPSAAPSPSPSAPASAVSAAPVDVSAELTALEEEFDARLGVYAVDTGTGAEIAHRADERFAYASTHKALSAGALLERNTLEEMERVVTYTEDDLVGWTPITEQHVDTGMTLLEVVDAAVRYSDNTAANLALEELGGPQGFEDALRGIGDEVIEAERWEPDLSEYTPGDVRDTSTPRAMATSLRAYTLGDVLPEDRREVLVDMLLRNTTGDATIRAGVPEGWTVGDKTGAASHGTRNDIGLLWPREGDEPIVVAVMSSREEEDAERRDELIAAAAGVVADALR, from the coding sequence ATGACCCGTTCCGTGCGACACCTGGCCCCGGCCGCCCTGCTGACCCTGCTCCCGCTGGCCGGCTGCGGGGGCGCCGGCCCCGAACCCTCGGCGGCGCCGTCCCCGTCGCCGTCAGCGCCCGCCTCCGCCGTCTCCGCCGCGCCCGTCGACGTCTCGGCGGAGCTGACCGCCCTGGAGGAGGAGTTCGACGCCCGCCTGGGGGTGTACGCGGTCGACACCGGCACCGGGGCGGAGATCGCCCACCGCGCCGATGAGCGGTTCGCGTACGCCTCCACCCACAAGGCCCTGTCCGCGGGGGCGCTCCTGGAGCGCAACACCCTGGAGGAGATGGAGCGGGTCGTCACCTACACCGAGGACGACCTGGTGGGGTGGACGCCCATCACCGAGCAGCACGTGGACACGGGGATGACGCTCCTGGAGGTCGTCGACGCCGCGGTCCGCTACAGCGACAACACCGCCGCCAACCTGGCGCTTGAGGAGCTGGGCGGCCCGCAGGGGTTCGAGGACGCGCTGCGCGGGATCGGCGACGAGGTGATCGAGGCCGAGCGCTGGGAGCCGGACCTGAGCGAGTACACCCCGGGCGACGTCCGCGACACCAGCACCCCGCGGGCGATGGCCACCAGCCTGCGGGCGTACACGCTGGGCGACGTCCTGCCCGAGGACCGCCGCGAGGTGCTGGTGGACATGCTGCTGCGCAACACCACGGGCGACGCGACCATCCGCGCGGGCGTGCCCGAGGGCTGGACCGTCGGCGACAAGACCGGCGCCGCCAGCCACGGCACCCGCAACGACATCGGCCTGCTGTGGCCCCGGGAGGGCGACGAGCCCATCGTGGTGGCCGTCATGTCCAGCCGCGAGGAGGAGGACGCCGAACGCCGCGACGAGCTCATCGCGGCCGCCGCCGGGGTCGTCGCCGACGCCCTCCGCTGA
- a CDS encoding S26 family signal peptidase: MTAAGWLAAAALLPVLAAVYLRGAYVVVTVDGQSMAPALAAGDRVLVRRGRRGLERGTVVVVGRPSPESGWRGAAPLGRRVAAQGWYIKRVAARAGEDYPAAVGIDGPVPAGHLALLGDNTGSIDSRHHGPCPEHQVLGVVVRRLGPPPQTTP; the protein is encoded by the coding sequence ATGACGGCGGCGGGCTGGCTCGCCGCGGCCGCGCTGCTCCCGGTGCTGGCGGCGGTGTACCTGCGCGGGGCCTACGTGGTCGTCACCGTGGACGGCCAGAGCATGGCGCCCGCCCTCGCCGCGGGCGACCGGGTCCTGGTGCGGCGCGGTCGGCGCGGCCTGGAACGCGGGACGGTGGTCGTCGTCGGGCGGCCCTCGCCGGAGAGCGGGTGGCGCGGCGCGGCACCGCTGGGCCGCCGGGTCGCCGCACAGGGCTGGTACATCAAACGCGTCGCCGCCAGGGCGGGGGAGGACTACCCCGCGGCCGTCGGCATCGACGGCCCGGTCCCCGCCGGACACCTCGCCCTGCTCGGCGACAACACCGGCAGCATCGACTCCCGGCACCACGGGCCCTGCCCCGAGCACCAGGTCCTCGGGGTGGTGGTCCGCAGGCTGGGACCGCCCCCGCAGACCACCCCCTGA
- the bla gene encoding class A beta-lactamase: protein MLTRTTRLNGLRPAAATLALLALTACGTSEAEPQSASAAPSESPSADPGFAALEAEYGARLGVYAVDTGTGEEVAYRADERFAYASTFKALAAGALLAEHTLEEMEEVVTYTEDDLVEYSPVTEQHVDTGMTRMEIIDAAVRFSDNTAGNLILEGLGGVEGFKEDLRAIGDDVTEPARYETELNEATPGDVRDTSTPRAMADSLEAYTLGDALSEEKQDVLIDLLVRNTTGDDTIRAGVPEGWTVGDKTGSAGYGGRNDIAVVWPEEGADPIVISVFTAQDAQDAEPINELVADATEIVVDELG, encoded by the coding sequence ATGCTCACCCGCACCACCCGTCTCAACGGACTGCGACCGGCCGCCGCCACCCTGGCGCTGCTGGCCCTCACCGCCTGCGGCACCTCCGAGGCCGAGCCCCAGAGCGCGTCGGCCGCGCCCTCGGAGTCGCCCTCGGCCGACCCCGGGTTCGCGGCCCTGGAGGCCGAGTACGGGGCCCGCCTCGGCGTCTACGCCGTCGACACCGGCACCGGCGAGGAGGTCGCCTACCGCGCGGACGAGCGGTTCGCGTACGCCTCCACCTTCAAGGCCCTGGCCGCGGGGGCGCTGCTCGCCGAGCACACCCTGGAGGAGATGGAGGAGGTGGTCACCTACACCGAGGACGACCTGGTGGAGTACTCCCCCGTCACCGAGCAGCACGTCGACACCGGGATGACCCGCATGGAGATCATCGACGCCGCGGTGCGCTTCAGCGACAACACCGCCGGCAACCTGATCCTGGAGGGGCTCGGCGGCGTGGAGGGCTTCAAGGAGGACCTGCGCGCGATCGGCGACGATGTCACCGAGCCCGCCCGCTACGAGACCGAGCTCAACGAGGCCACCCCGGGCGACGTCCGCGACACCAGCACCCCGCGGGCGATGGCCGACAGCCTGGAGGCGTACACGCTGGGCGACGCCCTGTCCGAGGAGAAGCAGGACGTCCTCATCGACCTGCTGGTCCGCAACACCACGGGCGACGACACCATCCGCGCGGGCGTGCCCGAGGGCTGGACCGTCGGCGACAAGACCGGTTCGGCCGGCTACGGCGGCCGCAACGACATCGCGGTCGTGTGGCCGGAGGAGGGCGCCGACCCGATCGTCATCTCCGTCTTCACCGCGCAGGACGCCCAGGACGCGGAGCCGATCAACGAGCTCGTCGCCGACGCCACCGAGATCGTGGTCGACGAACTCGGCTGA
- a CDS encoding LysR family transcriptional regulator: protein MDLVGACRAFVYVSDRGGFTPGAAAARIPQPVASRRVAALERHLGGQLFDRSTRRAVLTPFGREVLPAARRLVRLAEELEYDAERARHSPLRLAVPETCATRDLAALGAAGRDAGLRLDFRPGPPAVRAAALRDREVRAAVVAVPPVDAAWRVPLGVGSATAFEVRTLYLGTLRVGRGERPGGGRRLWIQPEDDVPHVRDPLSRSRDALGLGPGQVLVASSLADAATEVLVRGDLLLCPAGQAEALGLYWCALGEPVVERGYDLVAQGQEETERLRAPLAAALAHCLDAVPDPAAPEPAAVPDPGRTP, encoded by the coding sequence ATGGATCTGGTGGGTGCTTGTCGGGCCTTCGTGTACGTGAGCGATCGGGGCGGTTTCACGCCGGGCGCGGCCGCCGCGCGCATTCCGCAGCCGGTGGCCAGCCGCCGGGTGGCGGCCCTGGAACGCCATCTGGGCGGCCAGCTGTTCGACCGGTCCACGCGCAGGGCCGTGCTGACGCCGTTCGGGCGGGAGGTGCTGCCCGCGGCGCGGCGCCTGGTGCGGTTGGCGGAGGAGCTGGAGTACGACGCCGAACGGGCCCGGCACAGCCCCCTGCGGCTGGCGGTGCCGGAGACGTGCGCGACACGGGACCTGGCGGCGCTGGGCGCCGCGGGACGCGACGCGGGGCTGCGGCTGGACTTCCGGCCGGGGCCGCCCGCGGTGCGCGCGGCGGCGCTGCGCGACCGCGAGGTGCGGGCGGCGGTGGTGGCGGTGCCGCCGGTGGACGCGGCGTGGCGGGTGCCGCTGGGGGTCGGCTCGGCGACGGCGTTCGAGGTCCGGACCCTGTACCTGGGGACGCTGCGGGTGGGGCGCGGGGAGCGCCCCGGCGGCGGCCGCCGGCTGTGGATCCAGCCGGAGGACGACGTGCCGCACGTGCGCGATCCGCTGTCGCGCTCGCGCGACGCCCTGGGACTGGGGCCCGGACAGGTGCTGGTCGCGTCGTCCCTGGCGGACGCGGCGACGGAGGTCCTGGTCCGCGGAGACCTGCTGCTGTGCCCGGCGGGACAGGCGGAGGCGCTGGGGCTGTACTGGTGCGCGCTGGGCGAGCCGGTGGTGGAACGCGGCTACGATCTGGTGGCCCAGGGGCAGGAGGAGACGGAGCGGCTGCGGGCTCCGCTGGCCGCGGCCCTGGCCCACTGCCTGGACGCCGTCCCCGACCCCGCCGCCCCCGAGCCCGCCGCCGTCCCCGACCCCGGGAGGACCCCGTGA
- a CDS encoding serine hydrolase: MTVATTTALLRGLRRELEEGGLRGSFLVRDLRTGEEIGIEPEEEFPSASLVKVPLAIAVLERVQTGELDGAEQVPVDPGRVETFGPIGISRFRHPARVAVEDLVYLSTCLSDGAAADALLALTPPERVAASLRAAGIAGITVRHTMEELHHTPVDRLNPDEGHLAHSLAIEAGTAGRGHRIPQLDVARASTGSARAFTDLLQALWTPSKIHPEVAARVRGLMAHNVLRHRLTPDFVSDATTWSSKTGSLLNLRHEVGVVEHADGAVFAVAALTESRVPAVHQPGAEALMARVARTLRDRLRSG; this comes from the coding sequence GTGACCGTCGCCACCACCACCGCCCTGCTGCGCGGGCTGCGCCGTGAGCTGGAGGAGGGGGGACTGCGGGGCTCCTTCCTGGTGCGGGACCTGCGGACGGGGGAGGAGATCGGGATCGAGCCCGAGGAGGAGTTCCCGTCCGCGTCGCTGGTGAAGGTGCCGCTGGCGATCGCCGTGCTGGAGCGGGTGCAGACCGGGGAGCTGGACGGGGCGGAGCAGGTCCCCGTGGACCCGGGGAGGGTGGAGACCTTCGGGCCGATCGGCATCTCCCGGTTCCGCCACCCGGCCCGGGTGGCGGTGGAGGACCTGGTCTACCTGAGCACGTGCCTGAGCGACGGTGCGGCCGCGGACGCCCTGCTGGCGCTCACCCCGCCGGAGCGGGTGGCGGCCTCGCTGCGGGCGGCGGGGATCGCGGGCATCACGGTCCGGCACACGATGGAGGAGCTGCACCACACGCCGGTCGACCGACTGAACCCCGACGAGGGCCACCTGGCGCACAGCCTGGCCATCGAGGCGGGTACGGCGGGGCGGGGGCACCGGATCCCGCAGCTGGACGTGGCGCGCGCGAGCACGGGGTCCGCGCGGGCCTTCACCGACCTGCTCCAGGCGCTGTGGACCCCGTCGAAGATCCACCCGGAGGTGGCGGCGCGGGTGCGGGGGCTGATGGCGCACAACGTGCTGCGGCACCGCCTGACCCCGGACTTCGTGTCGGACGCCACGACGTGGTCGTCCAAGACGGGGAGCCTGCTGAACCTGCGCCACGAGGTGGGCGTGGTGGAGCACGCCGACGGCGCGGTGTTCGCGGTGGCGGCCCTGACGGAGTCCCGGGTCCCGGCGGTGCACCAGCCGGGCGCGGAGGCGCTGATGGCACGGGTGGCGCGCACCCTGCGCGACCGGCTCCGGTCCGGGTGA
- a CDS encoding MDR family MFS transporter: MVLGVTMLSGTIVSVALPQIVGSLNGTQSQYTWVVTAALLASTASTPVWGKLADLFDKKRLLQLSIVIFIVASLLCGLAQTTGQLIAFRALQGLGMGASQVLVQVVIGSLVSPKERGKFNGYIGAIMAVATVGGPLIGGAITDVSWLGWRWCFLIGVPFMLVAMVVLARTLHLEDVRRPDTKVDYVGATLIAAGVSVLLLWITFVGGDFAWISWQSAAMVGGAALLLGLAVWVESRVSEPVIPLHLVARRETAVAILASVAVGMAMFGGAVFLGQYFQLARGYSPTEAGLLTIPLMLGVLVSSTVSGRMVSRSGRVKSYVMTGLVTLSVGFFLLSTIDAESPLPYVGLGMLLVGTGVGLSMQNLVLVVQNSVPLRELGAASGAITFFRSLGGTIGVSVLGAVLANRVATGITEGLTAAGVDASGAAASGSGTLNLDAMPPFLRDIVAGAYGSATGDIFLVATGIAVVGVLVGVLLPRVRLRDSLDLPEPVEQVVAEAEDSGPGRSPQTAG; encoded by the coding sequence ATGGTCCTGGGCGTCACGATGCTCAGCGGCACGATCGTCTCGGTCGCCCTCCCCCAGATCGTCGGCTCCCTCAACGGCACCCAGTCGCAGTACACCTGGGTCGTCACCGCCGCACTGCTGGCCTCCACCGCCTCCACCCCGGTCTGGGGCAAGCTCGCCGACCTCTTCGACAAGAAGCGGCTGCTGCAGCTCTCCATCGTCATCTTCATCGTCGCCTCGCTGCTGTGCGGCCTGGCCCAGACCACCGGCCAGCTGATCGCCTTCCGCGCCCTCCAGGGCCTGGGCATGGGCGCCTCGCAGGTCCTCGTCCAGGTCGTCATCGGCAGCCTGGTCAGCCCCAAGGAACGCGGTAAGTTCAACGGCTACATCGGCGCCATCATGGCCGTGGCCACCGTCGGCGGCCCCCTCATCGGCGGCGCCATCACCGACGTCTCCTGGCTGGGCTGGCGCTGGTGCTTCCTCATCGGCGTGCCCTTCATGCTCGTCGCCATGGTCGTCCTGGCCCGCACCCTGCACCTGGAGGACGTGCGCCGCCCCGACACCAAGGTCGACTACGTGGGGGCCACGCTCATCGCAGCCGGGGTCAGCGTCCTGCTGCTGTGGATCACCTTCGTCGGCGGGGACTTCGCCTGGATCTCCTGGCAGAGCGCCGCCATGGTCGGCGGTGCCGCGCTCCTGCTCGGCCTGGCCGTGTGGGTCGAGTCCCGGGTGTCGGAGCCGGTCATCCCGCTGCACCTGGTGGCGCGCCGCGAGACCGCCGTCGCCATCCTGGCCAGCGTCGCCGTGGGCATGGCCATGTTCGGCGGCGCCGTGTTCCTGGGCCAGTACTTCCAGCTCGCCCGCGGCTACTCGCCCACCGAGGCCGGCCTGCTCACCATCCCGCTGATGCTGGGCGTCCTGGTCTCCTCCACCGTCTCCGGGCGCATGGTCTCCCGCTCCGGCCGGGTCAAGTCCTACGTGATGACCGGCCTGGTGACCCTGTCCGTCGGGTTCTTCCTGCTGTCCACCATCGACGCCGAGAGCCCCCTGCCCTACGTGGGCCTGGGCATGCTCCTGGTGGGCACCGGCGTGGGCCTGTCCATGCAGAACCTGGTCCTGGTGGTGCAGAACTCGGTGCCCCTGCGCGAGCTGGGCGCCGCCAGCGGCGCCATCACGTTCTTCCGCTCCCTGGGCGGCACCATCGGCGTCTCCGTCCTGGGCGCCGTCCTGGCCAACCGGGTCGCCACCGGCATCACCGAGGGCCTGACCGCCGCCGGGGTGGACGCCTCGGGAGCCGCCGCGTCCGGCAGCGGCACCCTCAACCTGGACGCCATGCCGCCCTTCCTCCGCGACATCGTCGCCGGCGCCTACGGCTCCGCCACCGGCGATATCTTCCTCGTCGCGACCGGCATCGCCGTGGTGGGCGTCCTCGTCGGCGTCCTGCTGCCCCGCGTGCGCCTGCGCGACAGCCTGGACCTGCCCGAACCCGTGGAACAGGTCGTCGCCGAGGCCGAGGACTCCGGTCCCGGCCGGAGCCCGCAGACCGCCGGCTGA
- a CDS encoding ABC transporter ATP-binding protein: MGGSGADRARPQGPGPRAVFARTRRSLEIAWRAAPATLTAYGLLNVAAGLLPAAVTLLTKWLLDTLQFGAQAPGVPGALAGEPVRVVVLLGVCTLSTALSGHLVTYLGGRIRREVGLLVQQRLYAKVDGLGGLRRFEDPAFLDRLRLAQTSASSAPEEIIESLFGIVTTALMIAGLLGILVTISPVVTAVTVLAALPALFVQLSLNRSRAGMMWRMSPRLRRQVFYRALMVNPAAIKEARLFGAGGFLLDRMGRETAEVNRAEERVDRRTVAAHAPLALLGALVPAGGLVWMVGAAVRGDFTIGDVSAFVAAVAGVQSALTGTVETLSRAYQALLLMGHYDDVMDTPPDLPVPRFPRPVGPLRTAVRLEDVWFRYTDDGPWVLRGVSLTIPAGRSLALVGLNGAGKSSLVKLLCRMYDPTRGRVLWDGEDIRETDPRELRARMSAVFQDFMAYDLSVRENIAIGALEHADDTGRIREAARDAGADGFAADLPSGYDTMLSREFYQGEADEESGVTLSGGQWQRLAVARALMRRGRDLLIVDEPTSGLDPQAEREVHDRLRALRNGTTTVLVSHRLGAIRGVDRIVVLQDGRITEEGRHAELMALGGEYARLFALQAEGYTGPGEDAGNGGTGNEDAGPEGAGDGDGGHGGTGRDLPGTASGPAVEAIA; this comes from the coding sequence ATGGGCGGCTCCGGGGCCGACCGCGCCCGCCCGCAGGGCCCGGGGCCGCGCGCCGTGTTCGCCCGGACCCGGCGCTCCCTGGAGATCGCCTGGCGGGCGGCCCCGGCCACTCTGACGGCCTACGGGCTGCTGAACGTCGCGGCCGGGCTGCTGCCCGCGGCCGTCACCCTCCTCACGAAGTGGCTGCTGGACACCCTCCAGTTCGGCGCCCAGGCCCCCGGCGTGCCCGGGGCGCTGGCGGGCGAGCCGGTCAGGGTGGTCGTGCTCCTGGGCGTGTGCACCCTCTCCACCGCCCTGTCCGGGCACCTGGTCACCTACCTGGGAGGGCGCATCCGCCGCGAGGTGGGACTGCTCGTGCAGCAGCGCCTCTACGCCAAGGTGGACGGGCTCGGCGGACTGCGCCGCTTCGAGGACCCGGCGTTCCTGGACCGGCTGCGCCTGGCGCAGACGTCGGCGAGCTCGGCCCCCGAGGAGATCATCGAATCCCTCTTCGGGATCGTCACCACCGCTCTGATGATCGCGGGCCTCCTCGGCATCCTGGTGACCATCAGCCCGGTGGTCACCGCGGTCACGGTGCTGGCGGCGCTCCCGGCCCTCTTCGTCCAGCTCTCGCTCAACCGCAGCCGGGCCGGGATGATGTGGCGGATGAGCCCCCGCCTGCGCCGCCAGGTGTTCTACCGCGCCCTCATGGTGAACCCGGCGGCGATCAAGGAGGCGCGCCTGTTCGGGGCCGGCGGCTTCCTCCTGGACCGGATGGGCCGGGAGACCGCGGAGGTCAACCGGGCGGAGGAGAGGGTGGACCGCAGGACGGTGGCCGCCCACGCGCCGCTGGCCCTGCTCGGGGCCCTCGTGCCGGCGGGGGGACTGGTGTGGATGGTGGGCGCGGCCGTGCGGGGGGATTTCACCATCGGGGACGTGTCCGCCTTCGTGGCCGCGGTCGCCGGGGTGCAGAGCGCCCTGACGGGAACGGTCGAGACCCTCTCCCGCGCCTACCAGGCGCTCCTGCTCATGGGCCACTACGACGACGTCATGGACACCCCTCCGGACCTGCCCGTGCCCCGCTTCCCGCGCCCCGTCGGGCCGCTGCGCACCGCCGTCCGCCTGGAGGACGTGTGGTTCCGCTACACCGACGACGGGCCGTGGGTGCTCAGGGGGGTCTCCCTCACCATCCCCGCCGGGCGGTCCCTGGCGCTGGTCGGGCTCAACGGCGCGGGCAAGAGCAGCCTCGTCAAGCTCCTGTGCCGCATGTACGACCCGACGCGCGGGCGCGTGCTCTGGGACGGCGAGGACATCCGGGAGACGGACCCGCGGGAACTCCGGGCGCGGATGAGCGCCGTGTTCCAGGACTTCATGGCCTACGACCTGTCCGTCCGGGAGAACATCGCGATCGGCGCCCTGGAGCACGCCGACGACACCGGGCGGATCCGCGAGGCGGCGCGCGACGCCGGGGCGGACGGGTTCGCGGCCGACCTGCCGAGCGGCTACGACACGATGCTCTCCCGCGAGTTCTACCAGGGGGAGGCGGACGAGGAGTCGGGCGTCACCCTCTCCGGCGGGCAGTGGCAGCGGCTGGCCGTGGCGCGGGCGCTCATGCGCCGGGGCAGGGACCTGCTGATCGTGGACGAGCCGACCTCCGGCCTGGACCCCCAGGCCGAACGGGAGGTCCACGACCGGCTGCGGGCGCTGCGGAACGGGACGACGACCGTGCTGGTGTCGCACCGCCTGGGCGCGATCCGGGGCGTGGACCGGATCGTGGTGCTCCAGGACGGGCGGATCACGGAGGAGGGGCGGCACGCGGAGCTGATGGCCCTGGGCGGGGAGTACGCCCGGCTGTTCGCCCTCCAGGCCGAGGGGTACACCGGGCCCGGCGAGGACGCCGGGAACGGGGGCACCGGGAACGAGGACGCCGGGCCCGAGGGCGCCGGCGATGGGGACGGCGGCCATGGGGGCACCGGGCGGGACCTGCCCGGGACCGCTTCCGGTCCCGCCGTGGAGGCGATCGCATGA
- a CDS encoding LysR family transcriptional regulator ArgP — translation MPFQFEHLRTLTALVDEGTFEAAARALHVTPSAVSQRVRAMEQAVGKVLVRRTTPVATTPAGDVVLRHARQVLALDEDALGELGADEGDRLLPVAVNADSLSTWFLEALAVVTEELGVAFEVHREDEEHTTSLLRSGTVMAAVTSTPEAVQGCTVEGLGTLRYLVVCTPEFHDRHLGGRRDPGLLANSPMVTFDRRDDLQDRFLREALGLAPSGPRHYIPASQDFARAVHLGMGWGAVPEGQCRDALAAGELVHLAPDHPVEVRLYWQRWNLRSPALDRLTEVVRRHAAAGLHPL, via the coding sequence ATGCCCTTCCAGTTCGAGCACCTGCGCACCCTCACGGCCCTGGTGGACGAGGGCACCTTCGAGGCGGCCGCCCGGGCCCTGCACGTGACCCCCTCGGCGGTGTCGCAGCGCGTCCGGGCCATGGAGCAGGCCGTCGGCAAGGTGCTGGTCCGGCGCACCACACCGGTCGCCACCACCCCGGCCGGGGACGTGGTCCTGCGCCACGCCCGCCAGGTCCTGGCACTCGACGAGGACGCTCTGGGAGAGCTCGGCGCGGACGAGGGGGACCGCCTGCTGCCCGTCGCCGTCAACGCCGACAGCCTCTCCACCTGGTTCCTGGAGGCGCTGGCCGTCGTGACCGAGGAGCTCGGGGTGGCGTTCGAGGTCCACCGCGAGGACGAGGAGCACACCACGTCCCTGCTGCGCTCGGGGACGGTCATGGCCGCGGTCACCTCCACCCCCGAGGCCGTCCAGGGCTGCACCGTGGAGGGGCTGGGCACCCTGCGCTACCTGGTGGTGTGCACGCCGGAGTTCCACGACCGCCACCTGGGCGGCCGCCGCGACCCCGGACTCCTGGCGAACTCGCCCATGGTCACCTTCGACCGGCGCGACGACCTCCAGGACCGCTTCCTGCGCGAGGCCCTGGGCCTGGCCCCGAGCGGGCCGCGCCACTACATCCCCGCCTCACAGGACTTCGCCCGCGCCGTCCACCTGGGCATGGGCTGGGGCGCCGTGCCCGAGGGGCAGTGCCGGGACGCCCTGGCGGCCGGGGAGCTGGTCCACCTGGCCCCCGACCACCCCGTCGAGGTCCGCCTCTACTGGCAGCGCTGGAACCTGCGCTCCCCCGCCCTGGACCGGCTCACCGAGGTGGTCCGCCGCCACGCCGCCGCCGGCCTGCACCCGCTGTGA